Proteins encoded in a region of the Apilactobacillus apisilvae genome:
- the yjeM gene encoding glutamate/gamma-aminobutyrate family transporter YjeM: MENMQSQKKISTMGLVLIIFSTIFGISNSQTAFYQMGYSSIIWYILGAVLFFIPTSLMFAEYGSTFKDAHGGIYSWLEQTIGKRWAFIGSFTWLAGWVITLVSLVTNMWIPLAVTISGKDTTGSWHLFGLDSTATIGVLGILVIMFVTWLASRGMKSIAGLSYVSGIIGIVDLVIFVGLSILVLMANHGQFAEPINMHNMVTSPNPAFQSPVSMFSFLVYAVFAYAGMETLGSITDNTKNPKKTFPRAVIIATVVMTVGYLLGILMCGISANWLRDLGHSDINLGNVRFALLTNLGVEFGHNFLHLNTSQSLMMGQWVARFTSLTGFISYLGEFIFLTYAPIKSFIEGSPKKLWPKTMTKLNNFNVPAHALWVQCLVICIIIAGVSFGGSSAQTFYTILTDMNNMTTAVPYLFLVIAFPLFKKKITQNKNNFIFYQNKTFTNATTVITIITLAFAIVFTTIQPLMDHDVQTAFWTLFGPVFFIIVAWLFYSHGAKKLNQ; the protein is encoded by the coding sequence ATGGAAAACATGCAAAGTCAAAAGAAGATTTCCACAATGGGATTAGTATTAATTATCTTTTCAACCATTTTCGGAATCTCCAATTCACAAACAGCCTTTTATCAAATGGGCTATTCAAGTATTATTTGGTACATATTGGGGGCAGTTTTATTTTTCATCCCCACTAGTTTAATGTTTGCTGAATATGGTTCTACCTTTAAGGATGCCCATGGTGGTATCTATTCTTGGTTGGAACAAACTATCGGTAAACGTTGGGCATTTATCGGTAGTTTCACCTGGTTAGCTGGTTGGGTGATCACGTTAGTTTCATTAGTTACTAACATGTGGATCCCATTAGCAGTTACGATTTCTGGTAAAGATACCACTGGTAGTTGGCACTTATTTGGTTTAGATTCAACCGCTACAATTGGTGTGCTAGGAATTTTAGTTATTATGTTTGTAACTTGGTTGGCATCTCGCGGAATGAAATCAATCGCGGGATTATCATATGTAAGTGGAATTATCGGAATTGTTGATTTAGTAATATTCGTTGGTTTATCAATTTTAGTCTTAATGGCTAATCATGGTCAATTTGCCGAACCTATTAATATGCACAATATGGTAACTTCACCTAATCCTGCATTTCAATCACCAGTATCAATGTTCTCCTTCTTAGTTTACGCAGTTTTTGCATATGCCGGGATGGAAACATTAGGTAGTATTACTGATAATACTAAAAATCCTAAAAAAACTTTCCCACGTGCGGTAATTATTGCTACCGTTGTTATGACTGTTGGTTATTTATTAGGGATTCTAATGTGTGGTATCAGTGCTAACTGGCTTCGTGATTTAGGTCATAGTGATATTAACTTAGGAAATGTTCGTTTCGCCCTCTTAACTAATTTAGGGGTCGAATTTGGTCACAACTTCTTGCATCTAAATACTAGTCAATCATTAATGATGGGACAATGGGTCGCAAGATTTACTAGTTTAACTGGTTTTATTAGTTACTTGGGTGAGTTCATCTTCTTAACCTACGCACCTATTAAGTCATTTATTGAAGGTTCTCCAAAAAAATTATGGCCTAAGACAATGACTAAATTAAATAATTTTAATGTCCCTGCCCATGCATTATGGGTACAATGCTTAGTTATTTGCATTATCATCGCTGGGGTTTCATTCGGTGGATCATCAGCTCAAACTTTCTATACAATTTTAACTGATATGAATAATATGACTACTGCAGTCCCATATTTATTCTTAGTCATTGCATTTCCATTATTTAAAAAGAAGATTACACAAAATAAAAATAACTTTATTTTTTATCAAAATAAGACATTCACGAATGCTACAACAGTAATTACAATTATAACTTTAGCTTTTGCTATTGTGTTTACAACGATTCAACCATTAATGGATCATGATGTTCAAACGGCATTCTGGACCTTATTTGGACCAGTCTTCTTCATCATTGTGGCATGGTTATTCTACTCACATGGTGCTAAAAAATTAAATCAATAA
- a CDS encoding SAP domain-containing protein yields the protein MINIQIIYNGKIINNFKKRYFYKTDLQSICRKYQLPTSGTKAELNTYIIRLINGESAKKHSAIEKE from the coding sequence GTGATTAATATTCAAATTATTTATAATGGAAAAATAATAAATAATTTTAAGAAACGTTATTTTTATAAAACTGACTTACAATCTATTTGCAGAAAATATCAATTACCAACCTCAGGAACTAAAGCAGAATTAAATACATATATTATTCGATTAATTAATGGTGAGTCTGCAAAAAAACATTCAGCCATTGAGAAAGAATAA
- a CDS encoding winged helix DNA-binding protein: MIDLKKYSINKTQHQIIYSVSELNIVSMKKILNLLNISKQALNVNIRELMKNDLITEVRDEKDKRIKILKLTTKGNKLNNEINEEQKNKIDALFKQADGSWEKVMIELSNEYKNGLNK, from the coding sequence ATGATTGATCTGAAAAAATATTCTATAAATAAAACTCAACATCAAATCATTTATTCAGTTTCAGAACTGAATATTGTTAGTATGAAAAAGATTTTAAATTTATTAAATATTTCTAAGCAGGCGCTAAATGTTAATATTAGAGAATTAATGAAAAATGACCTCATAACAGAAGTTCGCGATGAAAAAGACAAACGAATTAAAATATTAAAATTAACTACTAAGGGTAATAAACTAAATAATGAGATAAATGAAGAACAAAAAAATAAAATCGATGCTTTATTTAAGCAAGCTGACGGTAGTTGGGAAAAAGTCATGATTGAATTATCAAATGAATATAAAAATGGATTAAACAAATAA
- a CDS encoding MerR family transcriptional regulator → MKISQVTKEYHVSKQTLYYWERIGLLEKIKKDRNGYRNYTKNNLEQLEFITCMRNAGMTIEKLQKYMFLYKSGEKTYKQRKQLISDQLTEIKYQVLRYKNAQQMLEYKLAHYDELNNRLNKQDAK, encoded by the coding sequence ATGAAAATTTCTCAAGTTACTAAAGAGTATCATGTTTCAAAACAAACTTTGTATTACTGGGAACGCATTGGTTTATTAGAAAAAATCAAAAAAGATCGTAATGGGTATCGTAACTATACAAAAAATAATTTAGAACAATTAGAATTCATCACGTGCATGCGTAATGCTGGTATGACAATTGAAAAATTGCAAAAATATATGTTTTTGTATAAATCTGGTGAAAAAACTTATAAACAAAGAAAACAGTTAATTTCTGATCAACTAACTGAGATTAAATATCAAGTTTTAAGGTACAAAAATGCTCAACAGATGTTGGAGTATAAGTTAGCTCATTATGATGAACTTAATAATAGATTAAACAAACAGGATGCTAAATAA
- a CDS encoding SDR family oxidoreductase, whose amino-acid sequence MTLKDKVIVITGASSGMGAATTKKAIDKGAKVVIGARNEDKLKAIAESTEKPDNVIYQKTDVTSLDDVKALVKTAVDKFGKIDIIYNNAGIMPQDKLVDSEPESWKAMFDTNVIGVLNGIKATTPIMKQQGYGLIMATDSVAGHVVYPGSAVYNSTKFAVRAIMEGLRQEEHGNGIKTGIVSPGAVDTNLVSTIGNQQIKDAIVKMSEDKNMALSAEDVANSAIFMMEQPANVNMNEILVRPTGQSI is encoded by the coding sequence ATGACTTTAAAGGATAAAGTAATTGTTATAACTGGTGCTAGTTCTGGAATGGGAGCTGCAACCACTAAAAAAGCTATTGATAAGGGTGCCAAGGTAGTAATCGGTGCTAGAAATGAAGATAAGCTTAAAGCTATTGCTGAAAGCACTGAAAAACCTGACAATGTTATTTATCAAAAAACAGATGTTACTAGCTTGGATGATGTAAAAGCTTTGGTTAAAACTGCTGTTGATAAGTTCGGTAAAATCGATATTATTTATAACAATGCCGGAATTATGCCACAAGATAAATTAGTTGATAGTGAACCTGAATCATGGAAGGCAATGTTTGATACTAACGTAATTGGTGTCTTAAACGGAATTAAAGCAACTACCCCTATCATGAAGCAACAAGGTTATGGATTAATTATGGCAACTGATTCTGTCGCTGGACATGTTGTTTATCCTGGATCTGCTGTATACAACAGTACTAAGTTTGCGGTTCGTGCAATTATGGAAGGCTTAAGACAAGAAGAACATGGAAATGGTATTAAGACTGGAATTGTATCTCCAGGTGCAGTTGATACTAACTTAGTTTCAACAATTGGTAATCAACAAATTAAAGATGCCATTGTTAAAATGTCAGAAGATAAAAACATGGCACTATCAGCTGAAGATGTTGCTAACTCAGCAATCTTTATGATGGAACAACCTGCTAATGTTAACATGAATGAAATTCTAGTTCGCCCTACTGGTCAAAGTATTTAA
- a CDS encoding glycerophosphodiester phosphodiesterase family protein: MTMIFAHRGIPVKFPENSLAGFKYCVDNNADAIEFDVHLTKDGIPVIMHDEKIDRTTNGEGLINDYSFEDLRKFKLDNDQPIPSLEELLNLVEGKDIRLNLEFKTNKIHYQDIEEKVLKMVKDTDLMYPVIYSSFNIDSIKVAQRIDPSQDYNFLFGKRMNVDPKAFMENEHINSLHPGTYIPGIEDHERIWTVDDDMEIHQLCKIGIQGIFTNDFENAQKIRDELK; the protein is encoded by the coding sequence ATGACAATGATTTTTGCACATCGTGGAATTCCAGTAAAATTTCCGGAAAATTCACTAGCAGGTTTTAAATATTGTGTTGATAATAATGCTGATGCCATTGAGTTTGATGTTCATTTAACTAAAGATGGTATTCCAGTTATTATGCATGATGAAAAAATTGATCGTACTACCAATGGTGAAGGATTAATTAATGATTATAGTTTTGAAGATCTACGTAAGTTTAAATTGGATAATGATCAGCCAATACCAAGTTTAGAAGAACTTCTTAATTTAGTTGAAGGTAAAGATATTAGACTTAATTTAGAATTTAAAACTAATAAAATTCATTACCAAGATATTGAAGAAAAAGTTCTAAAAATGGTTAAAGATACTGATTTAATGTATCCAGTTATTTATTCTTCATTTAATATTGATAGCATTAAAGTTGCCCAAAGAATTGATCCTAGCCAAGATTATAACTTCTTGTTTGGTAAAAGAATGAATGTTGATCCTAAAGCATTTATGGAAAATGAACATATAAATAGCCTTCATCCAGGTACATACATTCCCGGAATTGAAGATCATGAAAGAATCTGGACAGTTGATGATGATATGGAAATTCATCAGTTGTGCAAGATTGGCATTCAAGGTATCTTCACTAACGATTTTGAAAATGCACAAAAGATTCGTGATGAATTAAAATAA
- a CDS encoding IS3 family transposase — protein MTKFSFELKKKIVKEYFSAGIGSTSLAKKYNIKSRTTILNWIHMYNAFGIKGLIVRHPIKVYSGYYKRKVLHWMHTNHSSYPETALFFNISAPSTIFAWERRLETKGLTGLYTNRGPKKMKSNKTKIKSPNKSLREKVNYYLINYRYEQIKQECGSTMDHIKKLITFFKRFSISFILKSIGISRSYYYRHFKEDDKDDNLKKMITKIKHFNPNYGYRRLTLALRNNNVVVNHKKVLRIMKTLNLTTNQYNKKRRKYNSYIGQVGHIAKNRIHRKFKTDRPYQKLTTDVSEFRYGNQDINHRVYLSPIMDLFSDEILNFSISEHPNVDFTIKPMKELIKKLPKLSYRTTVHSDQGFQYQNNKWQKLLKNNHIFQSMSRKGTCLDNAQMESFFHIMKIEIMSNHYETKSSLIKAMKKWIKYYNNYRIKTKLGGKAPKEYRKLYLLENK, from the coding sequence ATGACAAAATTTAGTTTTGAGTTAAAGAAAAAAATAGTTAAAGAATATTTTTCAGCAGGAATTGGTTCTACTAGTCTTGCTAAAAAATATAATATTAAAAGCAGAACAACTATTTTAAATTGGATTCATATGTATAATGCCTTCGGCATTAAAGGATTAATTGTCAGGCACCCAATCAAAGTATATTCTGGATATTATAAACGAAAAGTGCTGCATTGGATGCACACTAACCACAGTTCGTATCCAGAAACAGCACTTTTCTTCAACATATCAGCCCCAAGTACCATCTTTGCTTGGGAGCGAAGATTGGAGACTAAAGGCCTAACTGGATTATACACTAATCGTGGCCCTAAAAAAATGAAATCAAATAAAACTAAAATTAAATCACCTAACAAGTCATTAAGAGAAAAAGTTAATTATTATCTAATCAATTATCGTTATGAACAAATAAAACAAGAATGTGGATCTACTATGGATCACATAAAGAAATTGATTACTTTCTTTAAAAGATTTTCTATATCATTCATTTTAAAAAGTATCGGTATAAGTAGAAGTTATTATTATCGACATTTCAAAGAAGATGATAAAGATGATAACTTAAAAAAGATGATCACTAAAATAAAGCATTTTAATCCTAATTATGGGTATCGCCGTTTAACCTTAGCTTTAAGAAATAACAACGTAGTTGTTAATCATAAAAAAGTATTAAGGATAATGAAAACATTAAATTTAACGACCAATCAATATAACAAAAAAAGAAGAAAATATAATTCTTATATTGGACAAGTTGGACATATAGCCAAAAATAGGATTCATAGAAAATTTAAAACTGATCGTCCTTATCAAAAATTAACAACTGACGTCAGTGAATTTAGATATGGTAATCAAGATATAAATCACAGGGTTTATTTATCACCAATTATGGATCTATTTTCTGATGAAATATTAAATTTTTCCATTAGCGAACATCCAAATGTCGACTTTACTATTAAGCCAATGAAAGAATTGATTAAAAAATTACCAAAATTAAGCTATAGAACCACCGTCCATAGTGATCAAGGCTTTCAGTATCAAAATAATAAATGGCAAAAATTATTAAAGAATAATCACATCTTTCAATCCATGTCCCGTAAAGGGACATGTCTAGATAATGCACAAATGGAATCATTCTTTCATATCATGAAAATAGAAATTATGAGTAATCATTATGAAACAAAGTCTTCATTAATTAAAGCGATGAAAAAATGGATTAAATATTATAATAATTATAGAATTAAAACAAAACTAGGAGGTAAAGCTCCGAAAGAATATCGGAAACTTTACCTCCTAGAAAATAAATAG
- a CDS encoding biotin--[acetyl-CoA-carboxylase] ligase: MKKDQLLKLFIEHKNEWLSGNELANKLSISRTMIWKLIRTLKSSGHQIESKKNAGYRYLGSNNFDSVLIKEHLKAPFDIKTFNEIDSTNDYAKKIISQNQIDQPLAIVADEQTNGHGRRGREFYSPKDTGIYMSLVLPISDNDIFDGGLLTTMTAVAVVHGLRKSYPNVDFKLKWVNDVYVNQNKVAGILTESVMDVELMHPSAIIIGIGINLNTQDFPSMNRSVGAISEDHVDKNKVVADIINEFYKLYPDYAKGTFMDDYRQLSMLIGHQVEIETYNNSIQGKVVDFDHHGRLILDDGNEQKAIMTGEVVKVNF; encoded by the coding sequence ATGAAAAAAGATCAATTACTAAAGCTATTTATTGAGCATAAAAATGAATGGCTGTCAGGAAATGAACTAGCAAATAAATTATCAATCAGTCGTACAATGATATGGAAATTAATCCGGACTTTAAAATCATCTGGTCATCAGATTGAAAGTAAGAAAAATGCAGGTTATCGCTATTTAGGTTCAAATAATTTTGATAGCGTTTTAATTAAAGAACATTTAAAGGCTCCATTTGACATCAAAACATTCAATGAAATTGATTCAACCAATGATTACGCTAAAAAAATAATTAGTCAAAACCAAATTGATCAACCATTGGCTATTGTAGCTGATGAACAAACTAATGGACATGGTCGTCGTGGACGTGAATTTTATTCACCCAAGGATACAGGGATTTATATGAGTTTAGTTTTACCAATTAGTGATAATGATATTTTTGATGGTGGCTTATTAACAACGATGACGGCAGTCGCAGTTGTTCATGGACTACGAAAATCTTATCCTAATGTTGATTTTAAACTGAAATGGGTTAATGACGTTTATGTAAATCAAAATAAGGTTGCTGGAATTTTAACTGAATCAGTTATGGATGTTGAATTAATGCATCCCTCAGCCATTATTATTGGAATTGGTATTAATTTGAATACGCAGGATTTTCCATCGATGAATCGTTCAGTGGGTGCAATCAGTGAAGACCATGTAGATAAAAATAAAGTCGTTGCTGATATTATTAATGAATTTTATAAATTGTATCCAGATTATGCAAAAGGAACATTTATGGATGATTATCGCCAACTATCCATGTTGATTGGTCATCAAGTAGAAATTGAAACTTATAATAATTCTATTCAAGGTAAAGTGGTTGATTTTGATCATCATGGTCGATTGATTTTAGATGATGGAAACGAGCAAAAAGCGATTATGACTGGAGAAGTAGTTAAAGTTAATTTTTAA
- a CDS encoding type 1 glutamine amidotransferase domain-containing protein: MKKILVVLTNTTRYKGTNGATGLWLGEATEFVDIIHQAGYQVDYVSPKGGFVPIDPRSMKYVNKNIMESYETGDFQKRALCNSLCPQQINPDDYIAIYYTGGHGVMWDFPNNYELQNIAQKIYNNNGFITSVCHGIAGIFNIKDNNGKYIIDGHNVTGFTRSEEMLAGKLKIVPFLNQEIAEKRGAIFKKHRAYKEFVVQDRQIITGQNPFSAKAVAEMLISNLRK; the protein is encoded by the coding sequence ATGAAAAAAATCCTAGTAGTTTTAACAAATACGACTAGATATAAAGGTACAAATGGTGCTACTGGTTTATGGTTAGGTGAAGCAACAGAGTTTGTTGATATCATTCATCAAGCTGGTTATCAAGTCGATTATGTTAGCCCAAAAGGTGGATTTGTACCAATTGATCCGCGTAGTATGAAATACGTAAATAAAAATATTATGGAAAGTTATGAAACTGGTGACTTTCAAAAAAGAGCTTTATGTAATTCACTTTGTCCACAACAAATTAATCCTGATGATTACATCGCTATTTATTATACTGGTGGACATGGTGTTATGTGGGATTTCCCTAATAACTATGAATTACAAAATATTGCTCAAAAAATTTATAACAACAATGGTTTTATCACGTCAGTTTGTCATGGTATTGCTGGAATTTTCAATATAAAAGACAATAATGGTAAATATATTATTGATGGTCATAATGTTACTGGGTTTACTAGATCTGAAGAAATGTTAGCTGGAAAATTAAAAATTGTTCCATTTTTAAACCAAGAAATTGCTGAAAAACGTGGTGCTATTTTTAAAAAGCATCGTGCTTATAAAGAATTTGTCGTGCAAGATCGACAAATTATAACTGGACAGAATCCTTTTTCAGCTAAAGCCGTCGCTGAAATGTTAATTAGTAATTTAAGAAAGTAA
- a CDS encoding biotin transporter BioY — MKTKDLTQIALITALTIVLGMIPGIPIFIIPVPIVLQNFAIMLAGLLLGGKKGTISVLLFLILVAVGLPFLSGFRGGMAVFVGPTAGYLFAWLFTPMIISFINGLIGRYTNWNNNFGSLLIATLITSVLFTYTIAVLWLSWQSHISIMNALYANILFIPGDILKSIIAVFLAQRLIKLIK, encoded by the coding sequence ATGAAAACTAAAGATTTAACGCAGATTGCTTTGATAACCGCTTTAACGATTGTACTAGGAATGATTCCAGGAATTCCGATATTTATTATTCCGGTACCGATTGTTTTGCAAAACTTTGCAATTATGCTAGCTGGTTTACTATTAGGTGGTAAAAAGGGAACTATTTCAGTTTTATTATTTTTAATCTTAGTAGCAGTAGGACTACCATTTCTATCTGGATTTAGAGGTGGGATGGCAGTTTTTGTTGGACCAACAGCGGGATATTTATTTGCTTGGTTATTTACGCCGATGATAATTTCTTTTATTAATGGATTAATCGGTCGCTATACTAATTGGAACAATAATTTTGGCTCTTTATTAATTGCGACATTGATTACTTCGGTTTTATTTACCTATACCATTGCAGTTTTGTGGTTAAGTTGGCAAAGTCATATTTCTATTATGAATGCATTGTATGCTAACATTTTATTCATTCCGGGAGATATACTGAAATCAATTATTGCAGTATTTTTAGCTCAAAGACTAATTAAATTGATAAAATAA
- a CDS encoding alpha-keto acid decarboxylase family protein: MSNEYKLSDYLLDVVKYMGANDIFGVPGDYNLQFLDHITHRSDMKWIGNANELNASYMADGYAREKGFSTFVTTFGVGELSAINGLSGSIAENVPVLEIVGAPTDSVQRNGSLVHHTFGDHDFDRFEKAHRQLGIKVERLNRENAINQINDIAQYIYQTKKPAYLILPTNLVEMKVNISLKNDIPNIFNKTAHKSENSFEDIASAIDNSERPVIVMGHEVDRFNIFDAIKQFSLNNNIPLLDLGLGKGNIDESFKNFVGTYNGEISDEKINRYVENADTVILIGAKLTDSVTGGFTQQFAEKDTIMLSYQNASIYGKNVSADYDFINVINELANTKLHLSLPDVKVQIDSDVTPSDNMLKQDFYDKAMRQFISGNNTLVAEQGTSFFGLASQKLTKGAKFFGQPLWGSIGYAFPAALGNQIANKDRRVVLSTGEGSLQLTIQDFGLAFREHLKPIVFVINNNGYTVERVIHGMNEPYNDVPQLDYELIPKAFGAKDSDYDFINVSTENQLFEAMNKANHEEDKLVVIQVNMGMKDTPEQLTKTAKAFAEQNK; this comes from the coding sequence TTGTCAAATGAATATAAATTATCAGATTATTTACTGGATGTAGTCAAATATATGGGGGCCAATGATATTTTTGGGGTTCCAGGTGATTATAACTTACAATTCTTAGATCATATTACCCATCGTTCAGATATGAAGTGGATTGGTAATGCCAATGAATTAAATGCTTCATACATGGCTGATGGCTACGCACGAGAAAAGGGTTTTTCGACATTCGTTACTACTTTTGGTGTAGGTGAATTAAGTGCAATTAATGGACTTTCTGGTAGTATAGCTGAAAATGTTCCAGTCTTGGAAATTGTCGGTGCCCCTACTGATAGCGTTCAAAGAAATGGATCGTTAGTCCATCATACTTTTGGTGACCATGATTTCGACAGATTTGAAAAAGCTCATCGTCAGCTAGGAATCAAAGTTGAAAGATTGAATCGTGAAAATGCTATTAATCAAATTAATGATATTGCTCAATATATCTATCAAACTAAAAAACCGGCATATCTTATTCTACCAACTAACTTAGTAGAAATGAAAGTTAATATTTCACTTAAGAATGATATTCCAAATATTTTTAATAAAACTGCTCACAAATCTGAAAATTCATTTGAAGACATTGCTTCAGCAATCGATAATTCTGAAAGACCAGTTATTGTTATGGGACATGAAGTTGATCGATTCAATATCTTTGATGCAATTAAGCAATTTTCTTTAAATAATAATATACCATTATTAGATTTAGGTCTTGGTAAGGGTAATATCGATGAAAGTTTCAAGAATTTTGTTGGAACTTATAATGGTGAAATTTCAGATGAAAAGATCAATCGATATGTCGAAAATGCAGATACGGTTATTTTAATTGGAGCAAAATTAACTGATTCTGTTACAGGTGGATTTACACAACAATTTGCTGAAAAAGATACTATTATGCTTAGTTATCAAAATGCTTCTATTTATGGAAAAAATGTAAGTGCAGATTATGATTTCATTAATGTAATTAATGAACTAGCCAATACTAAACTGCATTTATCATTACCCGATGTGAAAGTACAAATTGATTCCGATGTTACACCTTCAGACAATATGCTTAAACAAGATTTTTACGATAAAGCAATGCGCCAATTTATTTCAGGAAATAATACTCTAGTAGCCGAACAAGGAACTTCATTCTTTGGTCTAGCTAGTCAAAAGTTAACCAAAGGTGCTAAATTCTTTGGCCAACCACTTTGGGGATCAATTGGTTATGCATTTCCAGCAGCATTAGGAAATCAAATTGCTAATAAAGATCGTAGAGTTGTTTTATCAACGGGTGAAGGATCCTTACAATTAACTATTCAAGATTTTGGACTTGCTTTTCGTGAACATCTAAAACCAATTGTTTTTGTAATTAATAATAATGGTTACACTGTTGAAAGAGTAATTCATGGAATGAATGAACCTTATAATGATGTGCCACAATTGGATTATGAATTGATACCAAAGGCATTTGGTGCCAAAGATTCAGATTATGATTTTATTAATGTTTCAACCGAAAATCAATTGTTTGAAGCGATGAATAAAGCCAATCATGAAGAAGATAAATTGGTTGTGATTCAAGTTAATATGGGAATGAAAGATACTCCTGAACAATTAACGAAGACAGCTAAAGCATTTGCTGAACAAAATAAATAA
- a CDS encoding aldo/keto reductase — translation MINSIKDTIKLADGNEMPMEGFGTYKLDNQETMDQAVKTAFECGYRLFDTAQFYNNEELLGNSIKKLEINRKEIFITDKIPEPKQGYQSTLDAIDESLSRLQTDYIDLILVHWPIHSQFFATWRAFEKAKADGKVKSIGVSNYHQTHLDLLSTAADEMPVVNQIEDHPYLTQEPMVAANKQRNILTQAWSPMGRGATLQDPTIKSIAEKHGKSTAQTILRWHLQRGISIIPKSSNPERIKQNANIYDFNLSDDEMKQISSLNQEQRTGDDPELVYEIEHQYPTK, via the coding sequence ATGATTAATTCAATTAAAGATACTATTAAATTAGCCGATGGTAATGAAATGCCAATGGAAGGTTTTGGTACCTACAAATTAGACAATCAAGAAACCATGGACCAAGCAGTTAAAACTGCTTTTGAATGTGGTTATCGTTTATTCGATACTGCACAGTTCTATAATAATGAAGAACTACTAGGTAATTCAATCAAAAAGCTAGAAATTAATCGAAAAGAAATATTTATTACCGATAAAATTCCGGAACCTAAACAAGGATATCAATCAACTTTAGATGCAATTGATGAATCTTTATCAAGATTACAAACTGATTATATCGACTTAATATTAGTTCACTGGCCAATCCATTCACAATTTTTTGCAACATGGCGTGCTTTTGAAAAGGCTAAGGCAGATGGTAAAGTCAAATCAATTGGGGTAAGTAATTATCATCAAACTCATCTAGACTTACTATCAACTGCTGCTGATGAAATGCCCGTTGTTAACCAAATTGAAGACCATCCCTATCTCACACAAGAACCAATGGTTGCAGCTAATAAGCAACGCAATATTTTAACCCAAGCTTGGAGTCCAATGGGACGCGGTGCAACTTTGCAGGATCCAACAATTAAATCAATTGCTGAAAAGCATGGAAAATCAACTGCACAAACAATTTTAAGATGGCACCTTCAACGTGGAATTTCAATTATTCCTAAATCAAGTAATCCTGAACGAATTAAACAAAATGCTAATATCTATGATTTTAATTTATCTGACGATGAAATGAAACAAATTAGCAGCTTAAATCAGGAACAAAGAACTGGTGACGATCCAGAACTTGTATATGAAATTGAACATCAATATCCAACAAAGTAA
- a CDS encoding helix-turn-helix domain-containing protein — translation MRFGERLKAARNKKSLTQDNAAIVFKVSRKTISSWENENSYPDINSLIKISNFYHISLDTLLKEDVGMKEFLDKNDVKKGLKPLQNCIIFLGIIIFTAYILIISQNIKLNLFGHMLLIMFSGLLVGSFIGVQSSFIKLEKHLGLYKTTWFEQIFTNIKYTIVTEIVIGFILTINILIYIFSSYDTTPIIQFLLVLAIAIIIIFYDIKIVKKNKK, via the coding sequence ATGCGTTTTGGCGAAAGATTAAAAGCTGCCAGAAACAAAAAATCATTAACTCAAGATAACGCCGCAATTGTTTTTAAAGTTTCAAGAAAGACCATTTCTAGTTGGGAAAATGAAAATAGTTATCCCGATATTAATAGCTTAATTAAGATCAGTAACTTCTACCATATTTCTTTAGATACCCTCTTAAAAGAAGATGTGGGAATGAAAGAATTTTTAGATAAAAATGATGTCAAAAAAGGATTAAAGCCATTACAAAATTGTATTATATTTTTAGGAATAATTATTTTTACAGCATACATTTTAATTATTTCACAGAATATAAAATTAAACTTGTTTGGTCATATGTTACTAATAATGTTTTCTGGCCTTCTTGTTGGATCTTTTATAGGAGTTCAAAGTAGTTTTATAAAATTAGAAAAACATTTGGGATTATATAAAACTACTTGGTTTGAACAAATATTTACCAATATTAAATACACAATCGTTACAGAAATAGTTATTGGTTTTATTTTAACGATTAATATTTTAATTTATATTTTTTCATCCTATGACACAACTCCAATAATTCAATTTTTACTAGTCTTAGCAATTGCTATTATTATAATATTTTACGATATTAAAATTGTTAAAAAGAATAAAAAATAA